A window of Malania oleifera isolate guangnan ecotype guangnan chromosome 5, ASM2987363v1, whole genome shotgun sequence contains these coding sequences:
- the LOC131155197 gene encoding phosphoribosylformylglycinamidine cyclo-ligase, chloroplastic: protein MATSFGANTDITKCITGSIRPSCQKSSISQHYLWRSPSGRFSKKLPLLSLAAGEVGAERKTKGFHILSMSKAATGESADRVETLTYKDAGVNIDAGSELVRRIAKMAPGIGGFGGLFPLGDSYLVAGTDGVGTKLKLAFETGIHETIGIDLVAMSVNDIVTSGAKPLFFLDYFATSQLDVDLAEKVIKGIIDGCQQADCALLGGETAEMPDFYAGGEYDLSGFAVGIVKKDSVIDGKNIVAGDVLIGLPSSGVHSNGFSLVRRVLARSELSLKDQLPGAAVTLGEALMAPTVIYVKQVLDLINKGGVKGIAHITGGGFTDNIPRVFPSGLGAVIYKDSWAVPPVFKWIQEVGSVEDSEMRRTFNMGIGMVLVVSKEASLRILDNRNTSNIAYCIGEVVDGEGVSYG from the exons ATGGCCACCAGTTTTGGAGCAAACACGGACATAACAAAATGCATTACTGGCTCAATTAGACCCTCTTGTCAGAAGTCCTCCATCTCCCAACATTATCTATGGAGATCCCCATCTGGTCGCTTCTCTAAAAAGTTGCCATTACTATCTTTGGCTGCTGGAGAAGTGGGAGCAGAAAGAAAAACAAAGGGTTTCCATATACTTTCAATGTCAAAGGCTGCCACTGGTGAAAGTGCAGACAGGGTTGAGACCCTTACATACAAGGATGCAGGTGTTAACATCGATGCAGGGTCAGAGCTTGTTAGGAGAATTGCAAAAATGGCTCCTGGGATTGGAGGCTTTGGAGGCCTTTTCCCTCTTG GGGACTCGTATCTTGTTGCTGGTACAGATGGAGTTGGAACTAAACTTAAGCTTGCTTTTGAAACTGGAATTCACGAGACCATTGGGATTGATTTG GTTGCAATGAGTGTCAACGACATTGTTACATCTGGTGCAAAGCCTTTATTTTTCCTCGACTATTTTGCCACAAGCCAACTTGATGTTGATCTTGCTGAAAAG GTTATAAAAGGAATTATAGATGGCTGCCAACAAGCAGACTGCGCTCTTTTAGGAGGCGAG ACTGCAGAGATGCCAGATTTTTATGCAGGCGGTGAATATGATCTCAGTGGTTTTGCAGTTGGCATAGTAAAGAAGGATTCGGTTATTGATGGTAAAAATATTGTGGCTGGAGATGTCCTCATCGGTTTGCCATCTAGTGGAGTTCATTCCAATGGATTCTCTCTTGTTAGAAG GGTTTTGGCCCGAAGTGAACTTTCTCTAAAGGATCAACTTCCTGGTGCAGCCGTTACATTAGGTGAAGCTCTGATGGCCCCGACAGTTATATATGTAAAGCAG GTTCTTGACTTGATCAACAAGGGAGGTGTGAAAGGAATAGCCCACATCACTGGTGGTGGTTTTACAGACAATATACCTCGTGTATTTCCAAGTGGTCTTGGAGCTGTAATCTACAAGGACTCTTGGGCGGTCCCGCCTGTGTTCAAATGGATCCAAGAG GTGGGAAGTGTGGAAGATTCTGAAATGAGGCGGACTTTTAATATGGGCATCGGGATGGTTCTAGTTGTTAGCAAGGAGGCATCCCTCAGAATACTTGACAACAGGAATACATCTAACATAGCATATTGCATTGGTGAAGTTGTTGATGGTGAAGGAGTAAGCTATGGctga
- the LOC131156102 gene encoding uncharacterized protein LOC131156102: protein MDVVSLSIWGQLAIATIFFYMAWALGSKPPIFEIQTVEEPLPLAGRQRSEVGERRDRLEMVGSANKLRSAFSWADEVEKEEEAAAARTTETRFSEKRKPNPFGSGRPREVVLQERGIDWRKLDHDLPQSSPQFSSKLPKEKEKSRKEKIPTASTPLAVRGKQPPIPLSRGPQGIYLPQERPLVPLDQVPGAFVPPLRYPPKNVASLVDEARNFHRPQRMEIQRRGFQHNHHEESTFDELELKQFHKFGSSRPSRSQSHQHIGHFSIEEGSKRIFNEEDFANRAGRNADFSHGKRRKFCKRSLAGSRRVDERREDFVIHDYQFLPSAEERNWKNTQDGHEDDVLRRHSMGQLSTKSVKNRGRRLNH, encoded by the exons ATGGATGTGGTGTCACTTTCTATATGGGGACAGCTGGCAATTGCAACTATTTTCTTCTATATGGCTTGGGCGTTGGGCTCCAAGCCTCCAATATTTGAAATTCAAACAGTAGAAGAGCCGTTGCCACTTGCAGGAAGGCAGCGCAGTGAAGTAGGAGAGCGCAGAGACAGGTTAGAGATGGTGGGAAGCGCTAACAAGCTCAGATCTGCTTTTTCATGGGCAGACGAggtagagaaagaagaagaagcagcagcagcaagaACTACTGAAACCCGGTTCAGTGAGAAAAGAAAACCAAACCCTTTTGGCTCTGGAAGGCCCAGAGAGGTTGTTCTTCAGGAAAGAGGGATTGATTGGAGAAAACTTGACCATGATCTCCCACAATCCTCCCCACAATTCAG TTCTAAGCttccaaaggaaaaggaaaagtCACGGAAAGAAAAAATTCCTACAGCATCAACACCGCTGGCCGTCCGAGGAAAGCAGCCACCAATTCCTCTAAGCAGGGGCCCCCAAGGAATTTATTTGCCACAGGAACGACCTTTAGTTCCTCTGGATCAGGTTCCTGGGGCATTTGTTCCTCCACTAAGATATCCACCGAAGAATGTCGCCAGCCTTGTCGATGAAGCCCGTAATTTTCACAGGCCCCAGAGGATGGAAATTCAGCGCCGGGGTTTTCAACACAACCACCATGAGGAAAGCACATTTGATGAGCTTGAGCTGAAACAGTTTCACAAATTTGGGAGCTCAAGGCCTAGTAGGAGCCAGAGTCATCAGCATATTGGTCATTTCTCTATTGAAGAGGGGAGCAAAAGAATTTTCAATGAAGAGGATTTTGCAAATCGGGCAGGGCGAAACGCAGATTTTAGTCATGGGAAAAGGAGGAAATTCTGCAAACGGAGCTTGGCGGGTTCGCGTCGGGTAGACGAAAGAAGAGAAGATTTTGTCATTCATGACTACCAGTTTCTGCCATCTGCTGAGGAGAGAAACTGGAAGAACACACAAGATGGACATGAAGACGATGTACTTAGGAGGCATTCCATGGGACAATTGTCTACTAAATCTGTAAAGAATAGAGGAAGGAGACTGAACCACTAA